The Podospora bellae-mahoneyi strain CBS 112042 chromosome 7, whole genome shotgun sequence genome includes a window with the following:
- a CDS encoding hypothetical protein (COG:O; EggNog:ENOG503P5AX), which yields MDRSSPDLGFYSSDNHHDNNHESDSDSDLDANLDFYDNDDDHDDHDDHDDDHHHHHDHAEQEEAEFQHQLHQHLHHHLHHLHQLRHVLGINLTAEPNLNHEDDYMNHIFGDSDNDGFDGFDDDSYLDNEDLDVGALLHVGDNDDDDDDDHDESHSDHSDDSTANRESSEDSLFVDQRPSPSPSPNRLPPIAQLVPEVRRAGQLQGNRESSFGFGSLNSDEVAFLDQLVEMEVARPVRRPRTMAAARSMTPAANAEVIDLTQDDDDVRQPRPNHNPNPRRQTLNHRTPSLNRSDGSLLGNAGAADIIDLTMDDPTPPPRRQHAARAQARPNLPRPPPPFVDLVNDDEDDNLGAGGSFRAPGAFSHFVHQLQHRLQPAAMFGIHGILGLRDVTALGRSPANNPLGAHGPDLNYGLHRAGQEHTAPKPAHVPPKPAREGFTRATGEASEDVAVCAGCEEELKYDPDESRADMPPQKRARNKKDNEEHHFWAVKECGHVYCKSCYEGRGRAKGKTAHFRAGPGKNKALCNVPDCESEVSSKMAWVGLFL from the exons ATGGACAGAAGCTCTCCCGACCTGGGGTTCTACTCTTctgacaaccaccacgacaacaaccacgaaTCCGACTCTGACTCTGATTTGGACGCGAACCTCGACTTCtacgacaacgacgacgaccacgacgaccacgacgaccacgacgacgaccaccatcaccaccacgaccacgcCGAACAAGAGGAAGCAGAGTTCCAGCATCAGCTACACCAGCACTTGCATCACCATCTGCACCACCTTCACCAGTTGCGTCACGTTCTTGGtatcaacctcaccgccgAGCCAAACCTGAACCACGAGGACGATTATATGAACCACATTTTTGGTGACAGCGATAACGACGGTTTTGACGGATTCGACGACGATAGCTATCTCGACAACGAAGATTTGGACGTGGGGGCTTTGCTGCATGTTGGGGAtaacgacgacgacgacgacgacgaccacgacgaaAGCCATAGCGACCACAGTGACGACAGCACTGCAAATCGAGAGTCGAGTGAGGATTCTCTCTTTGTTGATCAGCGGCCttcgccctcaccctcgcctaATCGATTGCCGCCCATCGCTCAGTTAGTTCCCGAAGTCCGACGCGCAGGACAACTGCAGGGGAACAGGGAGAGCAgctttggttttggttctCTGAACTCGGACGAAGTGGCCTTTCTGGACCAGCTTGTTGAGATGGAAGTCGCAAGACCTGTGCGCCGGCCTCGCACAATGGCGGCGGCCCGCTCCATGACGCCAGCTGCCAACGCTGAGGTTATCGATTTGACacaagatgacgacgacgttCGGCAGCCGCGTCCAAACCATAACCCCAATCCTCGCCGACAAACTCTGAACCACCGCACGCCTTCCCTCAACCGCAGCGACGGTAGCCTTCTCGGAaacgccggcgccgccgacATCATCGACCTCACTATGGACGAcccgacccctcccccgcgccGACAGCATGCCGCCCGCGCCCAAGCCCGGCCCAACCTTccacgcccccctcctcctttcgTTGACCTGGTgaacgacgatgaggacgacaATCTAGGTGCTGGTGGCTCCTTCCGAGCCCCTGGCGCTTTCAGCCACTTTGTgcaccaactccaacacaGACTGCAGCCGGCTGCCATGTTTGGCATTCACGGCATTCTCGGACTACGCGACGTGACAGCGCTAGGCCGGAGTCCTGCCAATAACCCCCTCGGGGCGCATGGCCCCGATTTGAACTATGGACTCCATCGTGCCGGTCAAGAGCATACCGCTCCCAAACCCGCCCATGTTCCGCCCAAGCCTGCCCGAGAAGGCTTCACCCGTGCCACCGGAGAGGCTAGCGAGGATGTGGCTGTCTGTGCCGGCTGTGAGGAAGAGCTCAAGTACGACCCAGACGAGTCCAGGGCCGACATGCCGCCCCAGAAAAGAGCGAGGAACAAGAAGGACAATGAAGAGCACCACTTCTGGGCTGTCAAGGAATGTGGACAC GTGTACTGCAAGAGTTGCTACGAAGGACGTGGCAGAGCCAAGGGCAAGACTGCCCACTTCCGCGCCGGGCCAGGCAAGAACAAGGCTCTATGCAACGTCCCAGATTGCGAGTCGGAGGTGTCCAGCAAGATGGCCTGGGTCGGTCTCTTTCTCTGA
- a CDS encoding hypothetical protein (EggNog:ENOG503P9NV) codes for MTRHHRHYREGGRDQEPYEYGWDPISIPGAALPPVPVDIPIPAPAPSPPGSLVSFTPPHRDHADHSDSKSRSRSRSKSSRRRGFSPTPSTTPPNPRPVSRRSVTGRSMIGMPTAATVIGSGYREKGWDYDEADTPRTPRQRHRDFEKGGYFEDRGTANLKSRWDRTSQLHSAVLIPPPSSGYRHARSRSLSISRTSPSSSVSSSPEFFGIGGFPPIRTSEHRHRKDNKHHNHHAPSKKHHPRSSQPQHWYQHDVASHSSPRVALAEAGWPLTTSRPVSRSPPTHEPYVQEYSRYGHHGSAGQNGSREYRPQHFGGYVAVDNLHHFPEKNDLRMGLQRMGLASTSALTEPNTNRTRRKVTGTARKRSESSSRVAETDDGVRERLPPTGQQYKEVHCLILTWSFHDLRAEDYMAPPAADYISLEDESERLIKTLKNYGWQVSEHHIDMNRPVESTTARLNKFCQLASDDVLLVVYYHGHGSLDEDNELVFSSHDHPENSEWAKKAAADLYSELLSRQNGGHGQNKAAFEALMKKYERYRPISHLPWSTLRQPLLTCPSDVLFILDCCAAGGANLPSSSIPQSNTYTKHLFAACGFESSTSDDMTATLCNILDDNAAQGANKTVLTTKRLHQLIEESLQKKNNGVGTSQPIFKQLLPLDPERKIHLPNLGNHPKGRGRRSRRESQSHANMKMVAVNRRGSEESMNGMMVHGVHHGMGMVRREGSVRGYVLA; via the exons ATGACGAGGCACCACCGTCACTACCGTGAAGGCGGCCGAGATCAAGAGCCCTACGAATACGGCTGGGatcccatctccatccctGGCGCCGCTCTCCCCCCAGTCCCAGTTgacatccccatccccgcccccgccccctcaccaccaggtTCCCTCGTCTCATTCACCCCACCTCATCGTGACCACGCTGATCACTCCGACAGCAaaagcaggagcaggagcaggagcaagagcagcaggaggagaggattcTCGCCAAcaccttccaccacccctcccaatccgCGCCCAGTATCACGCCGATCCGTGACTGGCAGGTCCATGATTGGAATGCCGACTGCAGCTACCGTCATCGGCTCTGGATACCGGGAAAAGGGCTGGGATTATGATGAAGCAGACACCCCAAGGACACCCCGTCAGCGACACAGGGATTTTGAAAAAGGTGGTTATTTTGAAGACAGGGGCACGGCGAATCTGAAGTCCAGGTGGGACAGGACATCACAACTGCACTCTGCTGTCTTGATACCACCGCCGTCGTCGGGATATCGCCATGCCAGGTCCAGATCTCTTTCCATATCACGaacctcaccatcaagcaGCGTCAGTTCCTCCCCTGAGTTCTTTGGGATAGGGGGTTTTCCTCCCATCAGGACAAGTGAGCATCGCCATCGCAAGgacaacaaacaccacaaccaccatgCCCCGTCAAAAAAGCACCACCCTCGCTCgtcacaaccacaacattGGTATCAGCATGATGTCGCCAGTCATTCCTCTCCCCGCGTTGCCCTTGCAGAAGCAGGTTGGCCTCTGACAACTTCGCGGCCTGTGTCACGGTCACCGCCGACGCACGAGCCGTACGTGCAAGAGTATTCTCGGTATGGACATCATGGCAGCGCTGGGCAGAACGGGAGTCGAGAGTATCGCCCCCAACATTTCGGCGGATACGTTGCCGTTGATAATCTCCATCATTTCCCTGAAAAAAACGACCTCCGGATGGGCCTTCAACGGATGGGTCTCGCGAGCACATCCGCCTTGACCGAACCCAACACAAACCGCACCAGACGTAAAGTGACGGGGACtgcaagaaaaagaagcgaaTCTTCTAGTCGCGTGGCGGAGACTGATGACGGTGTCCGTGAACGACTCCCACCCACCGG ACAACAATACAAAGAGGTCCACTGCCTTATTCTCACCTGGTCCTTTCATGACCTCCGAGCAGAGGATTACATGGCCCCGCCAGCAGCTGATTACATCTCCCTCGAAGACGAGAGCGAGCGCTTGATTAAAACCCTCAAGAATTACGGCTGGCAAGTCTCCGAACACCATATCGACATGAACCGGCCCGTCGAAAGCACCACCGCAAGACTCAACAAGTTCTGTCAGCTGGCCTCGGACGatgtcttgttggtggtgtacTACCACGGCCATGGTTCCCTTGACGAGGACAATGAACTCGTCTTTAGCAGCCACGACCACCCGGAAAACTCCGAGTGGGCCAAGAAAGCAGCTGCTGACTTGTACTCTGAGCTGCTATCTCGCCAGAACGGAGGACACGGGCAGAACAAGGCGGCATTTGAAGCCTTGATGAAGAAGTA CGAGCGATACCGCCCTATATCGCACCTCCCCTGGTCCaccctccgccaacccctcctcacctgcCCCTCGGacgtcctcttcatcctaGACTGCTGCGCCGCCGGCGGAGCCAacctcccttcctcttccatccCCCAGTCCAACACCTACACCAAACACCTCTTTGCCGCCTGCGGCTTCGAGTCCTCGACGTCCGACGACATGACCGCAACCTTGTGCAACATCCTGGATGACAACGCTGCGCAGGGCGCCAACAAGACTGTTCTGACGACAAAGAGACTGCATCAATTGATAGAGGAAAGCCTccaaaagaagaacaacGGGGTGGGGACCAGCCAGCCGATTTTCAAACAGCTGCTGCCATTGGATCCGGAAAGGAAGATACACTTGCCTAATCTGGGGAACCACccgaaggggagagggagacggaGCAGGCGGGAGAGTCAGAGCCATGCGAATATGaagatggtggcggtgaatAGGAGGGGGAGCGAGGAGAGTATGAATGGGATGATGGTTCATGGGGTTCAtcatgggatggggatggtgaggagggaggggagcgTGAGGGGGTATGTTCTTGCTTGA
- a CDS encoding hypothetical protein (EggNog:ENOG503P1U6; COG:S): MAPLSLDFVTVDVFTTNRYEGNPLAIVFVPPSQRSLVTQEIKQRIAREFNLSETVFLHAESNVKPEATALEVNIFTIEEELPFAGHPTIGTAYLVLHHLGWGHVNTLLTKAGPIPINVEGSQNVKAEIPHAVHVHSSTLSSLLEKSESSDIITAGLSPHNQIRQAELSGTVVSIVRGMTFILVNLPSLELLAKVTDSPRLQFDKISNFLDKGEWEKSFVGRYYYVYTDEGSKTKVQTRMVELGFEDPATGSAGCTLSAYLTLTEKKGAIYEITQGVEMGRRSEIVVETSVTEEGKVKEIHLGGTAVLVMRGSVAV; encoded by the coding sequence ATGGCCCCCCTCAGCCTTGACTTCGTCACTGTCGATGTCTTCACAACAAATCGCTATGAGGGAAACCCCCTGGCGATTGTCTTCGTCCCACCTTCTCAACGCTCGTTGGTGACTCAAGAGATCAAGCAGCGCATAGCCCGCGAGTTCAACCTGTCCGAAACAGTCTTTCTACATGCCGAATCCAATGTCAAACCGGAAGCCACCGCACTCGAAGTCAACATCTTCACGATCGAAGAGGAGCTCCCTTTTGCGGGGCACCCAACCATTGGCACTGCCTACCTAGTCCTTCACCACCTGGGCTGGGGACACGTCAACACCTTGTTGACAAAGGCTGGACCTATTCCCATCAACGTCGAAGGAAGCCAAAACGTCAAGGCTGAGATTCCCCACGCGGTGCACGTCCACTCGTCCACTCTCTCCAGCCTCCTCGAAAAGTCCGAGTCATCAGACATCATCACAGCTGGCTTGTCTCCTCACAATCAGATCCGGCAAGCTGAGCTCTCGGGAACAGTGGTGAGCATTGTCAGAGGAATGACCTTCATTCTCGTCAACCTCCCTTCCTTGGAGCTTCTGGCCAAAGTGACAGACTCGCCTCGCCTTCAATTTGACAAGATCTCCAACTTTCTGGACAAGGGAGAGTGGGAAAAGAGCTTTGTAGGTAGGTACTATTATGTCTATACCGACGAGGGGTCGAAGACAAAGGTTCAAACCAGAATGGTGGAGCTGGGCTTTGAGGACCCGGCCACGGGAAGCGCAGGGTGTACGTTGAGCGCGTATCTGACCTTGAcggaaaagaagggggcAATATATGAGATTACACAGGGTGTTGAAATGGGCAGAAGAAGTGAGATTGTGGTTGAAACGAGTGTCActgaggaggggaaggtcaAGGAAATCCACTTGGGAGGGACagcggtgttggtgatgaggggcAGTGTTGCTGTATGA
- a CDS encoding hypothetical protein (EggNog:ENOG503P7D9): MQSRVTLVHCFGGCQANSETYHDFSRSPSSPSTLSSQYSIYFYTDLLNNNHVEMPLQQNTFVVVPNPVTFQQALAMDGPESKPPMTTKQAQKAYREANRLPKMTKAERLRRERAERERERKEEEKLKASKRAKVLRDRKKERELELVEERRRQGLPLVRVRPSQATLSTFFKGNGVSRKRDSDAYQADRPAMMEVENKENLTPVGSPSESASIKRQRLGETQSQQDFLQRDEPAAAFLHPSNSPEELLEALIDDFPTASQAARELEEPRVETTEPSPVRRGPPAFMKSSPMHRSVLKQALASSQRNSAPPLDALPDPVVDDDTGYVRPITSQDLVFSSQEVWDPEFEDDEPILVQDGQKQTDVVSDLINDSSPRVPTGRVSLPNRAMADEISSEPVGEPSARVERQTEDTLDGFTYSQFFTSSFNSADEEVGQPEPLNPPPCEPEPPKRSRSPQRLFGSSGNGIAILTARAAELQAEKEAEEERRKQAALERERQRRLQNLMERSREEERLFAQQAAATTELFTSQHGGTRNGDSMAPLSQESDYGADWMLDNIELMDSLVVPVEAGSQDSDEYGPAWTLDNVELLEAQVRGNA, encoded by the coding sequence ATGCAAAGTCGCGTCACCCTGGTTcattgttttggtggttgtcAAGCCAACTCTGAAACTTATCACGATTTCTCGcgatccccatcatcaccatcaacactaTCATCACAATATTCGATATATTTCTATACAGATCTACTGAACAACAATCATGTAGAGATGCCGCTACAACAAAACACGTTTGTTGTGGTGCCCAACCCTGTCACCTTCCAGCAAGCGCTCGCTATGGACGGTCCGGAGTCCAAACCTCCAATGACCACCAAGCAAGCTCAGAAGGCCTATCGGGAAGCCAATAGGCTGCCCAAAATGACGAAAGCCGAAAGGCTACGTCGGGAACGGGCCGAGCGAGAGCGCGAgcggaaggaggaggagaaactGAAGGCCTCGAAGAGAGCCAAAGTTCTCCGtgacaggaagaaggagagggagttggagctggtggaagagaggaggcggCAGGGTTTACCTCTCGTTCGCGTGAGGCCGAGCCAGGCAACCCTCTCGACCTTTTTCAAGGGCAACGGGGTTTCGCGAAAGCGAGACTCTGACGCCTACCAAGCTGATCGGCCGGCGATGATGGAGGTAGAAAACAAGGAGAATCTGACTCCTGTTGGAAGCCCTTCCGAGTCGGCCTCGATCAAGAGACAGCGTTTGGGGGAGACTCAAAGCCAGCAAGATTTCTTGCAGCGCGACGAGCCTGCAGCAGCTTTCCTGCACCCATCCAACTCTCCggaggagcttcttgaggCTCTTATCGATGACTTTCCGACTGCCTCCCAGGCGGCTCGGGAGTTGGAAGAGCCGCGGGTGGAGACCACGGAGCCGTCACCGGTTCGCAGAGGTCCGCCGGCATTCATGAAGTCCTCTCCTATGCACCGATCGGTGTTGAAGCAGGCCCTTGCGAGCAGCCAGAGAAATTCGGCACCGCCGCTAGACGCCCTGCCAGACCCGGTCGTCGATGACGACACCGGGTATGTTCGTCCTATCACTTCCCAAGATTTGGTGTTCTCGAGTCAGGAGGTTTGGGATCCTGAAttcgaggacgatgagcCGATCTTGGTGCAAGATGGACAGAAACAAACGGATGTCGTCAGCGACCTTATCAATGATAGTTCCCCGCGTGTGCCCACGGGGAGGGTTTCATTGCCCAACCGGGCGATGGCTGATGAGATCAGTTCGGAACCGGTTGGGGAGCCGTCCGCGCGAGTTGAAAGACAGACAGAAGATACGCTGGACGGTTTTACGTACAGTCAGTTCTTCACGTCGTCCTTCAACTCtgcggacgaggaggttgggcagCCCGAGCCTCTCAACCCGCCACCTTGCGAGCCAGAGCCTCCCAAGCGATCTCGGTCACCCCAACGGCTCTTTGGATCCAGCGGGAACGGGATCGCTATCCTTACGGCTAGGGCTGCAGAGCTCCAAGCCGAGAAGGAAGCGGAGGAAGAACGGCGAAAGCAGGCGGCGCTGGAGCGCGAGCGGCAGCGGCGTCTTCAGAACTTGATGGAGCgttcgagggaggaggagcggctgTTTGCTCAGCAGGCGGCTGCTACCACCGAACTCTTCACGTCACAGCACGGCGGGACGCGAAATGGGGATAGCATGGCACCGCTGAGCCAAGAGTCGGACTACGGGGCTGACTGGATGCTCGATAACATCGAGCTGATGGACAGCTTGGTGGTTCCGGTGGAGGCTGGGTCGCAAGACTCCGATGAATATGGACCGGCTTGGACGCTCGATAACGTCGAGTTGTTGGAGGCCCAGGTCCGCGGTAACGCTTAG
- a CDS encoding hypothetical protein (BUSCO:EOG092642I5; EggNog:ENOG503NV8G; COG:S), translating to MLCALSGEVPEEPVVSRKTGTVFEKRLILKYIQENGKEPGTEEELDPEDLLDVKTSRVVRPRPPNFTSLPSLLKAFQDEWDALVLEAYNTREQLSRTREELATALYQHDAAVRVIARLTKERDEARDALSKITVAPSAGGASNGDAMAVDNEGLPEGLVEHVNEVQQQLTQRRREKRPAPENWATPDEVSAFQQTGHTDLSVSQASSLDVESEYAVIGGLDGKADIYSIQGNTVERSLDIGEPVTCTVWTGSKVILGTSKGSVKVLDSGSEVASFHVHAGAVTGLTVHPGGRILASVGVDKSFVFYDLETLQQVSRGYTDAALTSCAFHPDGHFLAAGTQAGDINVFQTKDGVKVVNFHLGAPVQALVFSENGYWFAATGKGQQTVTIFDLRKEGDAAKAKELQTGDAQSLAWDRTGQYLATVGSTGVTVQMYLKKAKAWSEPLRTSVPGTAIRWGTDAKSLVTVNKEGVVSVLKESA from the exons ATGCTTTGCGCAC TGTCTGGCGAGGTTCCCGAGGAGCCTGTTGTTTCGAGAAAGACAG GCACTGTCTTTGAGAAGCGCCTAATTCTCAAATACATTCAAGAAAACGGAAAAGAACCAGGCACCGAAGAAGAGCTCGACCCCGAAGACCTCCTCGATGTCAAGACCAGCCGCGTCGTccgacctcgtcctccaaaTTTCACCTCTCTGCCGTCGCTGTTGAAGGCCTTTCAGGATGAGTGGGACGCGTTGGTATTGGAAGCATACAACACAAGGGAGCAGCTGTCTAGAACAAGAGAAGAGCTTGCGACGGCCCTGTACCAACACGATGCCGCCGTGCGCGTGATTGCGCGGTTGACCAAGGAGCGGGATGAGGCCCGGGATGCTCTTTCCAAGATCACCGTTGCGCCCTCGGCTGGCGGTGCTTCCAATGGCGATGCTATGGCGGTAGACAACGAGGGTCTCCCAGAAGGACTGGTGGAACATGTCAATGAGGTGCAACAACA GTTAACACAACGCCGGCGCGAGAAGCGACCCGCCCCAGAGAATTGGGCCACCCCAGACGAAGTCTCAGCCTTCCAGCAAACTGGGCACACCGATCTCTCCGTCTCGcaagcctcctccctcgatGTCGAATCCGAGTATGCTGTCATTGGCGGGTTGGATGGCAAGGCCGATATCTATTCCATTCAGGGCAACACAGTGGAGCGCTCGCTGGATATCGGTGAGCCAGTAACATGTACGGTGTGGACGGGAAGCAAGGTTATCCTGGGTACCTCCAAGGGCTCGGTCAAGGTGTTGGACAGCGGCAGCGAGGTTGCTTCATTCCACGTACACGCCGGTGCAGTCACTGGTCTCACTGTCCACCCCGGTGGCCGTATCCTGGCCTCGGTTGGCGTTGACAAGAGCTTTGTCTTTTACGATCTTGAGACACTGCAACAGGTGTCTCGAGGCTACACGGATGCTG CTCTGACATCCTGTGCCTTCCACCCCGACGGCCActttcttgctgctggcacACAGGCGGGAGACATTAATGTCTTCCAGACCAAGGATGGCGTCAAGGTTGTCAACTTTCACCTTGGGGCTCCTGTCCAGGCGCTGGTGTTCTCCGAGAATGGGTATTGGTTTGCGGCAACGGGCAAGGGCCAGCAGACGGTCACCATTTTCGACCTGCGGAAAGAGGGTGATgcggccaaggccaaggagctcCAGACGGGCGATGCGCAGTCTCTTGCGTGGGACCGCACTGGGCAGTACCTCGCGACAGTTGGGTCCACTGGCGTCACGGTGCAAATGTAtctgaagaaggccaaggcgtGGTCCGAGCCACTCAGGACGAGCGTACCAGGCACGGCTATCCGCTGGGGAACAGATGCGAAGTCTCTGGTGACGGTCAACAAGGAGGGTGTGGTCTCGGTGCTCAAGGAGAGTGCATAG
- a CDS encoding hypothetical protein (EggNog:ENOG503PAN3; COG:E), with product MKGIQGVVQLSLLVGAWGWEYKTKRNPAFPLDVVDKLQDETMPKVQAWLDKQHKAGKATNCTLENAAVRQEWSDMTVEARQEYVRAVLCLQKKSPRAPKDKVPGSLSRFDDFVATHMTQAGELHGPTNLFAAHRYFIFVYEKALREECGYTGYQPYMNYDRYVADPLNSLLFDGSPASMSGNGELAPYNGIPQPFPRPYDRIPADQGGGCVTTGPFKDMVVSLGPKGSVVRDIPPNPQRDGLGSNPRCLRRDVNRFSVAGAKANYTYHLITQHNDVDSFYNRYLGQPQLKGDPNPWGLHNAGHYLIGGDPGGDFYCSPGDPLFYFHHGALDRIWWIWQMNDPENRINAVPGQAMPGGHNHGRRQTTQPKNALDSVIDLGWTAPGVRLEEMNDQLGGLGGEMCYIYV from the exons ATGAAAGGTATTCAGGGTGTTGTGCAATTGTCACTGCTCGTGGGGGCGTGGGGGTGGGAATACAAGAC GAAGCGCAATCCTGCCTTTCCCCTCGACGTAGTCGACAAACTCCAGGATGAGACCATGCCCAAGGTCCAAGCCTGGCTGGACAAGCAGCACAAAGCGGGCAAAGCCACAAACTGCACGCTCGAGAATGCCGCCGTCAGACAAGAGTG GAGCGATATGACGGTCGAAGCCCGTCAAGAATACGTCCGGGCCGTCCTCTGCCTCCAGAAGAAGTCTCCCCGGGCACCCAAAGACAAGGTCCCTGGCTCACTCAGCCGCTTCGACGACTTTGTTGCCACACACATGACGCAGGCGGGAGAGCTTCACGGCCCAACGAATCTCTTTGCTGCCCATCGGTACTTCATCTTCGTGTACGAGAAGGCCTTGAGAGAGGAGTGTGGGTATACAGGATACCAGCCG TACATGAACTACGACCGCTACGTCGCCGACCCCCTGAACTCTCTCCTCTTTGACGGGTCACCAGCCAGCATGTCCGGCAACGGCGAGCTCGCGCCCTACAACGGCATCCCTCAACCGTTTCCCCGTCCATACGATCGCATTCCTGCTGATCAAGGCGGTGGCTGTGTGACTACTGGACCCTTCAAGGA CATGGTAGTCTCCCTCGGCCCCAAGGGCTCCGTCGTCCGGGAcattccccccaacccccagcgCGACGGCCTCGGCTCCAACCCCCGCTGTCTCCGTCGTGATGTCAACCGGTTCAGCGTCGCCGGCGCAAAAGCAAACTACACCTACCACTTGATCACTCAGCACAACGACGTCGACAGCTTCTACAACAGGTACCTCGGCCAACCCCAGCTCAAGGGTGACCCCAATCCATGGGGTCTTCACAACGCGGGACATTACCTGATTGGCGGTGATCCCGGGGGT GACTTTTACTGCTCACCAGGCGACCCCCTCTTCTACTTCCACCACGGCGCGCTGGACCGCATCTGGTGGATCTGGCAGATGAACGACCCCGAAAACAGAATCAACGCCGTGCCCGGGCAGGCCATGCCTGGTGGCCACAACCATGGGAGACGACAGACCACCCAGCCGAAGAATGCGCTCGACTCGGTCATCGACCTGGGGTGGACGGCgccgggggtgaggttggaggagatgaacGATCAgctgggtgggttgggaggggagatgtGCTATATCTATGTCTGA
- a CDS encoding hypothetical protein (EggNog:ENOG503PYQJ) has product MYTAGVIYAVLLMALPLVDFAIAHSSPYSILDVTASASQAQIDGAYEDLLQTLQDQNEKGLWSGEGDQELLAKKIAEIQKAHLTLTDSLERCFWHRDTGEPLVTTTETPEHKTSKVDVVTEPAAKVTPESITTKAADEVTRAWSTISAVLSYPFTVVIPQLGTWFAAAKPIVVSYSEMALAQAKTWLAMLWAFVWLVATTVWSYLTTSFKLARKYFGPLAPSPSSESIPADAAPQPTIRSNAGFNADIIRSLDGEQETVLTKLTSLAPIPDSTATVLLASTTNPLRYQSQFGSATARKVSTVTTKPSY; this is encoded by the exons ATGTATACCGCAGGTGTTATTTATGCCGTCCTCCTGATGGCTCTGCCATTGGTAGACTTTGCAATCGCCCATTCAAGTCCTTACTCAATCCTTGATGTGACCGCTTCTGCTTCTCAGGCTCAGATTGATGGTGCCTATGAGGACCTGCTACAGACCTTGCAAGATCAAAACGAAAAGGGACTGTGGTCGGGAGAAGGCGACCAGGAGCTGCTTGCCAAAAAAATTGCCGAGATTCAGAAAGCCCACCTTACACTCACTGATTCTTTGGAGAGATGCTTTTGGCACCGCGACACTGGT GAGCCTCTTGTGACTACAACAGAGACGCCCGAACACAAAACTAGCAAGGTCGATGTTGTCACGGAACCAGCTGCCAAGGTTACTCCCGAATCTATCACCACAAAGGCTGCTGACGAAGTGACCAGGGCCTGGTCAACTATCAGCGCCGTGTTAAGTTACCCTTTCACCGTTGTCATTCCTCAGCTCGGGACCTGGTTCGCCGCTGCCAAGCCTATTGTTGTCTCTTACTCCGAGATGGCTCTGGCTCAGGCTAAGACCTGGTTGGCTATGCTCTGGGCCTTTGTCTGGCTCGTCGCCACCACCGTCTGGTcctacctcaccacctccttcaagCTCGCTCGGAAATACTTCGGGCCTCTggcaccctcaccttcaTCGGAATCTATCCCCGCAGACGCCGCCCCCCAGCCTACCATCAGATCCAATGCCGGCTTCAACGCCGACATTATCAGGTCTCTGGATGGTGAGCAGGAGACGGTCCTGACCAAACTCACCTCTCTCGCCCCCATCCCTGACAGCACTGCTACGGTCTTGTTGGCGAGCACTACTAACCCACTGCGTTACCAGTCTCAGTTTGGTTCGGCGACTGCCCGGAAGGTGAGCACTGTTACTACCAAACCTTCTTATTAA